A window of the Synechococcus sp. LTW-R genome harbors these coding sequences:
- a CDS encoding glycosyltransferase has protein sequence MLPGIGPIALVHEWFTPRSVGGSELVVQELDALLQQPQLFALVDGESRRRGSWLAGRSITSSFVQRLPFGVSHVQQYLPLLPMAIEQLDLAGYPLVISSSHLVAKGVLTGPDQCHLSYVHTPVRYAWDQMHAYLRQSALARRGFGPLIRAQLHQLRQWDVLSGQRPDQLLANSRFTASRIRRYWGRESTVVHPPVDVDRFRWDQPRDDVYLCLCRLVPYKRVDLVVEAFNRTGLPLVVIGDGPERARLQAMAGPNVRLLGRLPQDDVNAWLSRCRAYVYAGLEDFGIAPVEAMAAGAPVIALGQGGLLDTVRCIQRGDRQPTGLLFPDQEVSSLVAALEIFEQQRLWQQLPAERLRQWAEGFSPERFRARMEAVIEHSWSRHQRARQERGRALPVPMA, from the coding sequence ATGCTTCCTGGAATCGGGCCGATCGCCCTGGTGCACGAGTGGTTCACCCCCCGGTCGGTCGGGGGCTCTGAACTGGTGGTCCAGGAGTTGGATGCCCTCCTGCAGCAGCCCCAGCTCTTTGCCCTGGTGGATGGGGAGAGCCGTCGCCGCGGCAGTTGGCTGGCGGGTCGCTCGATCACGAGCTCCTTTGTACAGCGCCTGCCCTTTGGCGTGAGCCATGTCCAGCAGTACCTGCCGCTGCTGCCGATGGCGATCGAGCAGCTTGATCTGGCGGGCTACCCCCTGGTGATCAGCAGCAGCCACCTGGTGGCCAAGGGGGTGTTGACCGGCCCTGATCAGTGCCATCTGAGCTATGTCCACACCCCCGTGCGTTACGCCTGGGACCAGATGCATGCCTACCTGCGCCAGTCGGCTCTGGCCCGGCGCGGCTTCGGTCCCTTGATTCGCGCGCAGCTGCATCAACTGCGCCAATGGGATGTGCTGAGCGGCCAGCGTCCGGATCAGTTGCTGGCGAATTCCCGCTTCACGGCTTCACGCATCCGCCGCTACTGGGGCCGGGAGTCCACCGTCGTGCACCCCCCGGTTGACGTCGATCGCTTCCGTTGGGACCAGCCCCGCGATGACGTCTACCTCTGCCTCTGCCGGCTGGTGCCCTACAAGCGGGTCGATCTCGTCGTGGAGGCCTTCAACCGCACCGGTCTGCCCTTGGTGGTGATTGGTGATGGCCCTGAGCGGGCGCGGTTGCAGGCCATGGCCGGTCCCAATGTTCGGCTGCTGGGTCGCCTTCCCCAGGACGATGTCAACGCCTGGTTGAGCCGATGCCGCGCCTACGTCTACGCGGGGCTTGAGGACTTCGGGATTGCCCCCGTGGAGGCGATGGCCGCCGGGGCTCCGGTGATTGCCTTGGGCCAGGGCGGATTGCTGGACACCGTGCGCTGCATCCAACGGGGCGATCGCCAGCCCACCGGCCTGCTCTTCCCGGATCAAGAGGTCAGCTCCCTGGTGGCCGCCTTGGAGATCTTTGAGCAGCAGCGGCTCTGGCAGCAACTCCCCGCCGAACGTCTGCGGCAATGGGCGGAAGGCTTCAGCCCCGAGCGTTTCCGCGCCCGCATGGAGGCGGTGATTGAGCACAGCTGGAGCCGGCACCAACGGGCCCGTCAGGAGCGCGGCCGCGCCTTGCCTGTGCCTATGGCTTGA
- a CDS encoding ComEC/Rec2 family competence protein, translated as MPLLLLGGALAALSLGVLPLSLASRLALVVVVGLLQCGWARRKRWSLFQLLAWLLALLLLGGWGWLGRPQPSATDPVQRIPPHQQSLRIQLDARLLQDPRAIGAACQALAEVPLGRVRLRFRDCPELQQGWRVQLEGRLRRLRHGPHPLLPGAAERLPSKGVWSEIEVERWSLIARPPTPMADVRRHIAAELRLAGGEEPGGLLAALVLGQAMVPLPAALRDAFRAAGLSHALAASGFHLSVLLGAVLLLTRRAPALIRWPAAFGAMGLFGLLAGAQASVVRALLMGALAFVLKERGRRSRPLAVLLLCLLLMLLLRPSWLLDVGFQLSAAATGGLILSAGPLEARLQRWLPLWAAAAMAVPLAASLWTLPLQLLHFGVVPSYAVLSNVLAAPLLTPLTLGAMAMALTAVLMPPPCSVCWRRSWCRWPSSSWHWWRSWRACRWPSCQSGSWGCSWWCFCWRGCCPGCFRPAAAGGCWLCPCWPSRWGCAAGSRAGMHCYWCARLPASGWCSGTRAGLRW; from the coding sequence TTGCCGTTGTTGCTCTTGGGCGGGGCCTTGGCGGCCCTGTCCCTTGGCGTCCTGCCGTTGTCGCTGGCGTCTCGGCTGGCCCTGGTGGTGGTGGTGGGTCTGCTGCAGTGCGGCTGGGCTCGCCGGAAGCGCTGGTCCCTCTTCCAGCTGTTGGCCTGGCTACTGGCCCTGCTGTTGCTCGGTGGTTGGGGCTGGCTGGGACGGCCCCAGCCCTCCGCCACGGATCCGGTTCAGCGGATTCCGCCCCACCAGCAGTCGCTGCGCATTCAGCTGGACGCGCGGCTGCTGCAGGATCCGCGGGCGATCGGCGCGGCCTGTCAGGCCCTAGCGGAAGTGCCCCTGGGACGGGTTCGCCTGCGCTTCCGCGACTGCCCGGAGCTGCAGCAGGGCTGGCGGGTGCAGCTGGAGGGGCGTCTCAGGAGGCTGCGCCACGGGCCGCACCCCCTGCTGCCTGGCGCGGCGGAACGGCTCCCTAGCAAAGGCGTCTGGAGTGAGATCGAGGTCGAGCGCTGGAGCCTGATCGCCCGGCCGCCGACACCGATGGCGGATGTCCGCCGGCACATCGCCGCGGAGCTGCGCCTTGCCGGTGGGGAGGAACCCGGCGGGCTGCTGGCCGCGCTGGTCTTGGGGCAGGCGATGGTGCCGTTGCCGGCCGCGCTGCGAGATGCCTTTCGGGCGGCGGGCCTTTCCCATGCCCTGGCCGCCAGCGGCTTTCACTTGAGCGTGCTGCTGGGTGCGGTGCTGCTGTTGACTCGCCGCGCTCCAGCCCTGATCCGCTGGCCGGCCGCCTTTGGCGCGATGGGGCTCTTTGGATTGCTGGCAGGTGCCCAGGCGTCGGTGGTCCGCGCCCTCTTGATGGGAGCCCTGGCGTTTGTGCTCAAGGAGCGTGGCCGCCGCTCCCGTCCCTTGGCGGTGCTGCTGCTCTGCCTGCTCCTGATGCTGCTGCTGCGCCCCAGCTGGCTGTTGGATGTCGGCTTTCAGCTGAGCGCGGCCGCTACGGGTGGCTTGATCCTCTCGGCCGGGCCCCTGGAGGCGCGCCTGCAGCGCTGGCTCCCCCTCTGGGCCGCGGCGGCGATGGCGGTGCCCCTCGCTGCATCGCTTTGGACCCTGCCGCTGCAGTTGCTGCACTTCGGTGTGGTGCCGAGTTACGCGGTCTTGTCCAATGTCCTGGCGGCGCCGCTGCTGACGCCGCTGACCTTGGGGGCGATGGCGATGGCCCTGACGGCGGTGCTGATGCCCCCCCCCTGCTCGGTCTGCTGGCGGCGGTCCTGGTGCCGCTGGCCCAGCTCCTCTTGGCATTGGTGGCGTTCATGGCGCGCTTGCCGCTGGCCCAGTTGCCAATCGGGCAGCTGGGGCTGCTCCTGGTGGTGCTTCTGCTGGCGGGGCTGCTGCCCTGGCTGCTTCCGGCCGGCCGCCGCTGGCGGCTGTTGGCTCTGCCCCTGCTGGCCCTCGCGGTGGGGTTGCGCTGCTGGCAGCAGAGCCGGGATGCACTGCTATTGGTGCGCCAGGCTCCCCGCCAGTGGCTGGTGCTCCGGCACCAGGGCCGGGCTGCGCTGGTGA
- the glyQ gene encoding glycine--tRNA ligase subunit alpha gives MHFQDIIQTLNRFWAERGCLILQPYDTEKGAGTMSPHTVLRAIGPEPWAVAYPEPCRRPTDGRYGDNPNRAQHYFQYQVLIKPSPDAIQETYLASLEALGIRAKDHDIRFVEDNWESPTLGAWGVGWEVWLDGMEVTQFTYFQQCGGIDCRPVSIEITYGLERLAMYLQDVESIWDLSWDGNRSYGDIWLPFEKGQCTYNFEASNPERLKQLFAIYEAEAADLVAKKLPAPALDFVLKCSHTFNLLEARGVISVTERTATIGRIRNLARQVAEAWLEEREALGFPLLKNEAAVAA, from the coding sequence GTGCATTTCCAGGACATCATCCAGACCCTGAACCGCTTCTGGGCTGAGCGGGGTTGCCTGATCCTTCAGCCCTACGACACGGAGAAGGGTGCCGGGACGATGAGCCCCCACACGGTGCTGCGGGCCATCGGGCCGGAGCCCTGGGCAGTGGCCTACCCGGAGCCCTGTCGCCGGCCCACCGATGGCCGCTACGGCGATAACCCGAACCGGGCCCAGCACTACTTCCAGTACCAGGTGCTGATCAAGCCCAGTCCGGACGCGATTCAGGAGACCTATTTGGCGTCGCTGGAGGCCCTGGGCATTCGCGCGAAGGACCACGACATTCGCTTCGTTGAGGACAACTGGGAGTCCCCAACCCTCGGTGCCTGGGGTGTGGGCTGGGAGGTCTGGCTGGATGGCATGGAGGTGACCCAGTTCACCTACTTCCAGCAGTGCGGCGGCATCGATTGCCGGCCGGTCTCGATCGAGATCACCTACGGCCTGGAGCGTCTGGCGATGTACCTCCAGGACGTGGAGAGCATCTGGGATCTCTCCTGGGATGGCAACCGCTCCTATGGCGACATCTGGTTGCCGTTTGAGAAGGGTCAATGCACCTACAACTTCGAGGCCTCCAACCCGGAGCGGCTCAAGCAGCTGTTCGCGATCTATGAGGCCGAGGCCGCGGACCTGGTGGCGAAGAAGCTGCCCGCCCCGGCCCTGGACTTCGTCCTGAAGTGCAGCCACACCTTCAACCTGCTGGAGGCCCGCGGGGTGATCTCGGTGACGGAACGCACCGCGACGATTGGCCGGATCCGTAACCTCGCCCGCCAAGTCGCCGAGGCCTGGCTGGAGGAGCGCGAAGCCCTGGGCTTCCCGCTGCTCAAGAACGAGGCGGCGGTCGCGGCCTAA
- a CDS encoding kinase, with product MQANHELERCREIRGFEALVGALGYDSVADWLARWAAIDGLSLAREAWPVGVDPRWIASVGLPLLDHVQQSPPGSLLGLAAMPGCGKSTLCAWLKAAAARLGMAVEVVSLDDFYFPGMQLESAMAGNPWQTPRGIPGSHDVVLLLRALRQWRDEGTCAVPLFDKALRQGRGDRAGTRLLSADRLILEGWFVGAGPWAAARHGELSADLTPLSPAEVAYRPVIERNLAPYQEVWRLLDGLWQLSPTTLSTVMAWKRQQNQSQQQQSGSGLAEQDLETMTRSLQVCIPESALVSGRSADVVLRVDAQRQVHEVRLAGG from the coding sequence ATGCAGGCCAACCATGAGCTGGAGCGCTGCCGGGAGATCCGCGGTTTTGAAGCCCTGGTTGGCGCCTTGGGCTACGACTCCGTGGCCGATTGGCTGGCGCGTTGGGCGGCCATCGATGGACTGTCCTTGGCCCGCGAGGCCTGGCCCGTTGGGGTGGATCCCCGCTGGATTGCCTCGGTGGGGTTGCCCCTGCTGGATCACGTGCAGCAGTCCCCGCCTGGCTCCCTGCTGGGTTTGGCGGCGATGCCGGGCTGCGGCAAATCCACCCTCTGCGCCTGGCTCAAGGCGGCAGCGGCCCGCTTGGGGATGGCCGTTGAGGTGGTCTCTTTGGACGACTTCTATTTCCCAGGCATGCAGCTGGAGTCCGCGATGGCCGGTAACCCGTGGCAGACGCCCCGGGGTATTCCGGGAAGTCACGATGTCGTGCTCTTGCTCCGGGCGTTGCGCCAATGGCGCGACGAGGGGACCTGCGCGGTTCCTCTGTTTGACAAGGCTCTGCGGCAGGGCCGGGGCGATCGCGCGGGCACTCGGTTGCTCAGCGCTGACCGGTTGATCCTGGAGGGCTGGTTTGTTGGAGCCGGGCCCTGGGCTGCGGCCCGGCATGGGGAGCTGAGCGCTGACCTCACGCCCCTGTCTCCGGCGGAAGTGGCCTACAGACCCGTCATCGAACGGAACTTGGCCCCCTATCAAGAGGTCTGGCGGCTCCTGGACGGTCTCTGGCAGCTGAGCCCGACCACACTTTCCACGGTGATGGCCTGGAAGCGTCAGCAGAACCAGAGCCAACAGCAACAGTCAGGGTCTGGACTGGCTGAGCAGGACCTCGAAACGATGACGCGCAGTCTTCAGGTCTGCATCCCGGAATCGGCCTTGGTGTCGGGGCGATCCGCCGATGTCGTGCTGCGGGTTGATGCCCAGCGGCAGGTGCACGAGGTTCGGCTGGCGGGCGGTTAG
- the ubiE gene encoding bifunctional demethylmenaquinone methyltransferase/2-methoxy-6-polyprenyl-1,4-benzoquinol methylase UbiE, producing MPPSPEPSAAIPPGNPDAVRELFDRIAPEYDRLNDLLSLGLHRLWKRQAVAWLQPVPGQRLLDLCCGTGDLALLLAEKVRPAGLVLGLDAAAAPLVQARRRASHCPWLPLEFRQADAQATELADGWADGAVMAYGLRNLADPAAGLQELRRLLRPGGRAAVLDFNRALDPQGMTAQFQRFYLRQLVVPLAKRAGLEAQYAYLEDSLARFPTGPQQEQLARDAGFSQAQHQLLAGGQMGLLQLIA from the coding sequence ATGCCGCCGAGCCCTGAGCCCTCTGCTGCGATTCCGCCCGGAAACCCCGACGCAGTCCGTGAGCTGTTTGACCGGATTGCTCCCGAATACGACCGGCTGAATGACCTGCTCAGCCTGGGTCTGCATCGCCTCTGGAAGCGCCAGGCGGTGGCCTGGCTGCAACCGGTGCCGGGGCAGCGGTTGCTGGACCTCTGCTGCGGCACGGGCGACTTGGCATTGCTGCTGGCGGAGAAGGTCCGGCCCGCCGGTTTGGTCCTTGGATTGGATGCGGCGGCGGCGCCGCTTGTGCAGGCCCGGCGGCGGGCCTCCCATTGCCCCTGGTTGCCGCTGGAGTTCCGCCAGGCCGATGCCCAGGCCACGGAGCTCGCCGATGGCTGGGCCGATGGTGCGGTGATGGCCTACGGCCTGCGCAACCTGGCGGATCCCGCGGCTGGGCTGCAGGAATTGCGTCGTTTGCTCCGTCCCGGCGGGCGGGCGGCTGTTCTGGATTTCAACCGGGCCCTCGATCCCCAGGGGATGACGGCTCAGTTCCAGCGCTTCTATCTGCGGCAGCTGGTGGTGCCCCTGGCGAAGCGGGCAGGCCTGGAAGCCCAGTACGCCTATCTGGAGGACAGCCTGGCGCGCTTCCCGACCGGTCCCCAGCAAGAGCAGTTGGCTCGGGATGCCGGCTTCAGCCAGGCCCAGCATCAGCTGCTGGCGGGCGGGCAGATGGGGCTGTTGCAGCTGATCGCCTAA
- the hisF gene encoding imidazole glycerol phosphate synthase subunit HisF has translation MVAKRIIPCLDVADGRVVKGVNFVGLRDAGDPVELACRYSASGADELVFLDIAASHQGRATLVDLVRRTAEAVTIPFTVGGGISSVEGITELLRAGADKVSLNSSAVRDPELVARGAERFGCQCIVVAIDARRREGGWDVYVKGGRENTGLDAVEWARRVVELGAGEILLTSMDGDGTQAGYELNLTRAVADAVDVPVIASGGAGCIDHIAQALDAAATGGHASAALLASLLHDGVLTVEEIKTDLLGRGLTIRPLERGSRAA, from the coding sequence ATGGTCGCCAAACGGATCATTCCCTGCCTCGATGTGGCCGATGGCCGGGTGGTCAAGGGGGTGAACTTCGTCGGCCTGCGAGACGCCGGCGATCCCGTCGAGCTGGCCTGCCGCTACAGCGCCTCCGGGGCCGACGAGTTGGTCTTCTTGGATATTGCCGCCAGCCACCAGGGGCGGGCCACCTTGGTGGACCTGGTGCGGCGCACCGCCGAGGCGGTCACGATCCCCTTCACCGTCGGCGGCGGCATCAGTTCGGTGGAGGGCATCACCGAATTGCTGCGGGCCGGGGCGGACAAGGTGAGCCTGAACTCCTCGGCGGTCCGCGATCCCGAACTGGTGGCCCGCGGCGCCGAACGGTTTGGTTGCCAGTGCATCGTCGTGGCCATCGATGCCCGCCGCCGCGAGGGCGGCTGGGACGTCTATGTGAAAGGTGGGCGTGAGAACACCGGTCTGGATGCGGTCGAGTGGGCCCGGCGCGTGGTGGAGCTCGGTGCGGGCGAGATCCTGCTGACGTCCATGGATGGCGATGGCACCCAGGCCGGCTATGAGCTGAACCTGACCCGGGCGGTCGCGGACGCGGTGGATGTGCCGGTGATCGCCAGCGGTGGTGCCGGGTGCATCGACCACATCGCCCAGGCCCTGGATGCCGCAGCGACTGGCGGGCACGCCTCGGCAGCCCTGCTGGCCTCGCTGCTGCATGACGGGGTGCTGACGGTGGAGGAGATCAAGACCGACCTGCTGGGCCGTGGCCTCACCATTCGGCCCCTCGAGCGGGGGTCGCGCGCCGCTTAA
- a CDS encoding DUF2862 domain-containing protein — translation MSQAAITVGSKVRVTRVRDRIPADLVSALQSDATGTVKDFKVTDGKGIGVVVELSNGTTTWFFDDEITAA, via the coding sequence ATGTCCCAGGCTGCCATCACCGTCGGCTCGAAGGTGCGGGTCACCCGGGTGCGCGATCGCATCCCCGCCGACCTGGTTTCCGCCCTCCAAAGCGATGCCACCGGCACCGTCAAGGACTTCAAGGTCACCGACGGCAAGGGCATCGGTGTGGTGGTTGAGCTGAGCAACGGCACCACCACCTGGTTCTTCGACGACGAGATCACCGCCGCCTGA
- the chlG gene encoding chlorophyll synthase ChlG, translating to MKGASGTTTIWKIRLQLMKPVTWIPLIWGVLCGAAASGNFHWTFSEVGASIACMVMSGPLLAGFTQTINDYYDREIDAINEPYRPIPSGAIPLWQVKAQIWVLLLAGLGVAYGLDLWAGHDTPVLFLLALGGSFVSYIYSAPPLKLKQNGWLGNYALGASYIALPWWAGQALFGHLTWTTAILTLAYSLAGLGIAVVNDFKSVEGDRALGLQSLPVAFGTEKASWISAGMIDVFQLAMVAVLIAIGQHFAAVLLVLLIVPQITFQDIWLLRDPVAFDVKYQASAQPFLVLGMLVTALAIGHSDLVVM from the coding sequence ATGAAAGGTGCCAGCGGCACCACCACCATCTGGAAGATCCGTCTTCAGTTGATGAAGCCGGTCACCTGGATTCCCTTGATCTGGGGGGTTCTATGTGGAGCAGCGGCCTCCGGGAACTTCCACTGGACCTTCTCTGAGGTCGGCGCTTCCATCGCCTGCATGGTGATGAGTGGCCCGCTGCTGGCTGGGTTCACCCAGACCATCAACGACTACTACGACCGCGAAATCGACGCGATCAACGAGCCCTACCGGCCGATTCCTTCTGGAGCCATTCCCCTCTGGCAGGTCAAAGCCCAGATCTGGGTCCTGCTGCTGGCTGGCCTCGGTGTGGCCTACGGCCTCGACCTCTGGGCCGGGCACGACACCCCGGTGCTCTTCCTGCTCGCCCTGGGAGGCTCGTTTGTCAGCTACATCTATTCAGCTCCCCCGCTCAAGCTCAAGCAGAACGGCTGGCTTGGGAACTACGCACTCGGGGCCAGCTACATCGCGCTGCCCTGGTGGGCGGGGCAGGCCCTCTTTGGTCACCTGACCTGGACCACCGCGATCCTGACCCTGGCCTACTCCCTGGCCGGTCTTGGCATTGCGGTGGTGAATGACTTCAAGAGCGTTGAGGGCGACCGTGCCCTGGGCCTCCAGTCCCTCCCAGTGGCCTTTGGTACTGAGAAGGCCAGCTGGATCAGCGCCGGGATGATCGATGTCTTCCAGCTCGCGATGGTGGCGGTTCTGATCGCCATCGGCCAACATTTCGCTGCGGTGCTGCTGGTGCTGTTGATCGTTCCTCAGATCACCTTCCAGGACATCTGGTTGCTGCGCGATCCAGTGGCCTTTGACGTCAAGTACCAGGCCAGTGCCCAGCCCTTCCTGGTGCTCGGCATGCTTGTCACCGCTCTGGCGATTGGGCACAGCGACCTGGTGGTGATGTGA
- a CDS encoding transglycosylase domain-containing protein, whose amino-acid sequence MKQRRRRQLISAGLVGAGAGLAVGLTQTVVTRGVDSLLPNVRGVSSYNRPGTLTLLASDGQVIQKLGPATREKLVTGQMPLLVQRAFIAAEDRRFYQHDGIDPIGISRAMVRNISSGSVEEGASTITQQLARTVFLSQDRTIIRKLKEALLAGKLERQLSKEQILQQYLNYVYLGAGAYGVSDAAWIYFSKTPSELNLPEAALIAGLPPAPSIYSPLVNPDLALQRRTIVLRRMREAGFIDDLQFASANGSPLLLKPAEPKYFTSRAPYFTSWVAQELPSILSKEQLEVGGLTIRTSLNIDWQEKAQSTINRHTPGAMEGAVVSMEPGTGLVRSMVGGKDFNDSQFNRASQALRSPGSTFKLFVYLSALKEGMKPEDKITDRKVCYGGYCPKNFKDKYFGTVPLWKALQNSLNTVSVSLLKQVGFDKVIATANSLGITKGLGRFYPLGVGATEQTVLDMTAAYAGVFNRGVYIKPTPFEEILGPGGELLWSRRVNGDQGKRVIPSDIADAMLWMLQKVVSGGTGYGAVPPGRPAAGKTGTSEGGRDLWFIGGVPQLVTGLWLGYDNNKETKSTSSRAVIAWSEYMAPILKELPVEQFPPKPVLKGKFNPLKALTKNLKLVKPEDEETPLEETTEETTAPTAPSQPSVSTPAPVRPAKRQDPCGSMQTNPRYVDCRFDLLDRRRSTPNP is encoded by the coding sequence GTGAAGCAACGGCGCCGGCGGCAGCTGATCTCAGCCGGTCTCGTTGGAGCGGGCGCCGGTCTGGCCGTGGGGCTGACCCAGACGGTCGTCACCCGCGGCGTCGACAGCTTGCTGCCGAACGTGCGCGGCGTCAGCAGCTACAACCGCCCGGGCACCTTGACCCTGCTGGCCAGCGATGGCCAGGTCATCCAGAAGCTGGGTCCCGCGACGCGAGAGAAGCTGGTCACCGGCCAGATGCCCCTGCTGGTGCAGCGGGCCTTCATCGCGGCTGAGGACCGGCGCTTCTACCAACACGACGGGATCGATCCCATCGGGATCAGCCGTGCGATGGTACGCAACATCTCCAGCGGCTCGGTCGAAGAGGGGGCCAGCACGATCACCCAGCAGCTGGCCCGGACGGTCTTCCTAAGCCAGGACCGCACGATCATCCGCAAGCTCAAGGAGGCCCTGCTCGCTGGAAAGCTCGAGCGCCAACTGAGCAAGGAACAGATCCTTCAGCAGTACCTGAACTACGTCTATCTCGGAGCAGGGGCCTACGGGGTCTCCGATGCGGCTTGGATCTACTTCTCCAAGACCCCCTCGGAGCTGAACCTGCCGGAGGCCGCCCTGATTGCGGGCTTGCCACCGGCCCCCTCGATCTACTCGCCCCTTGTCAATCCCGATCTGGCCCTGCAGCGCCGGACCATCGTGCTGCGCCGGATGCGCGAAGCCGGCTTCATTGACGATCTGCAGTTTGCGAGCGCCAATGGCTCACCGCTGTTGCTCAAGCCGGCGGAGCCGAAGTACTTCACCAGCCGCGCGCCCTACTTCACGAGCTGGGTCGCGCAGGAACTCCCCTCGATCCTCTCTAAGGAACAGCTGGAGGTGGGCGGCCTGACGATCCGCACCAGCTTGAACATCGACTGGCAGGAGAAGGCCCAAAGCACGATCAATCGCCACACCCCAGGGGCCATGGAAGGGGCCGTGGTGTCGATGGAGCCCGGCACGGGTCTGGTGCGCTCGATGGTGGGCGGCAAGGACTTCAACGACAGCCAGTTCAACCGCGCCTCCCAGGCGTTGCGCTCACCGGGTTCCACCTTCAAGTTGTTCGTCTACCTCTCGGCCCTCAAGGAGGGCATGAAGCCGGAGGACAAGATCACCGACCGCAAGGTCTGCTACGGCGGCTATTGCCCGAAGAACTTCAAGGACAAGTACTTCGGCACCGTTCCGCTCTGGAAGGCCCTGCAGAACTCCCTGAACACGGTCTCTGTGAGCCTGCTGAAGCAAGTGGGCTTCGACAAGGTGATCGCCACGGCGAACAGCCTCGGGATCACCAAGGGGCTGGGTCGCTTCTACCCGCTGGGGGTGGGCGCCACCGAGCAGACCGTGCTGGATATGACCGCGGCCTATGCGGGTGTCTTCAACCGCGGGGTGTACATCAAGCCCACCCCGTTTGAAGAAATCCTCGGACCAGGCGGCGAACTGCTTTGGAGCCGGAGGGTCAACGGCGATCAGGGCAAGCGCGTTATCCCCAGCGACATCGCAGACGCGATGCTCTGGATGCTGCAAAAGGTCGTCAGCGGCGGCACGGGCTACGGCGCGGTTCCCCCCGGCCGACCCGCCGCCGGCAAAACGGGCACCTCCGAAGGAGGCCGGGACCTGTGGTTCATCGGCGGCGTGCCCCAGCTCGTCACCGGCCTCTGGCTCGGCTACGACAACAACAAGGAGACCAAGAGCACCAGCTCCCGCGCCGTCATCGCGTGGTCGGAATACATGGCTCCGATCCTCAAGGAGCTGCCGGTGGAGCAGTTCCCGCCCAAGCCGGTGCTGAAGGGCAAGTTCAACCCCCTCAAGGCCCTCACCAAGAACCTCAAATTGGTGAAGCCGGAAGACGAGGAGACCCCGCTGGAGGAAACCACGGAGGAGACCACGGCACCCACAGCCCCCAGTCAGCCCAGCGTGAGTACGCCGGCTCCGGTTCGCCCCGCGAAGCGCCAAGACCCCTGCGGGAGCATGCAGACCAACCCGCGCTACGTCGACTGCCGCTTCGATCTGCTGGATCGGCGCCGCAGCACGCCGAACCCCTAG
- a CDS encoding 16S rRNA (cytosine(967)-C(5))-methyltransferase, giving the protein MSSTPPGLASRQVAWQVLQAVAAGAYADGALERELGRADLSAPDRGLATELAYGAIRQRRLLDAWLDQLGKVPAERQPPKLRWLLHLGLYQLLSSDRIPASAAVSTTVELAKRGGLSRLAPVVNAMLRAVLRRQEAGEALPLPSDPGAALAIRQSLPDWLAAGLLQWQSPEQAEAFALACNTPPALDLRVNHLRATPEAVQAALAAAGVVAEPIEGLAAGLTIKGRSGDLRHLPGYDEGHWCVQDRSAQRIAPLLDPKPGERVLDACAAPGGKSTHLAELMGDQGQVLALDRGEARLRRVVRNSERLGLGCIETRYGDAVALASEAPDLVGQFDALLIDAPCSGLGTLARHADARWRIDPGAIADLVTLQRQLLEGLLPMLKPGGRLVYATCTVHPEENGELLETFLKDHNQLRLEQSWQLWPGQLAGAGDGFFAARLALA; this is encoded by the coding sequence ATGAGCAGCACCCCTCCTGGATTGGCCTCCCGTCAGGTCGCATGGCAGGTGCTGCAGGCGGTCGCGGCCGGTGCCTACGCCGACGGCGCCCTCGAGCGGGAGCTGGGGCGCGCGGACCTCTCTGCCCCCGACCGGGGCCTCGCCACGGAACTGGCCTACGGCGCGATCCGTCAGCGGCGTCTCCTGGATGCCTGGTTGGATCAACTCGGTAAGGTGCCCGCGGAGCGTCAGCCCCCCAAGTTGCGCTGGCTGTTGCACCTGGGGCTCTATCAGCTGCTCAGCAGTGACCGCATTCCCGCCTCCGCGGCGGTCAGCACCACAGTCGAGCTCGCCAAGCGCGGCGGTTTGAGCCGACTGGCCCCGGTGGTCAACGCCATGTTGCGGGCCGTCCTGCGCCGCCAGGAGGCCGGCGAAGCCCTGCCTTTGCCGAGTGATCCCGGGGCGGCCCTGGCCATCCGCCAGTCCCTGCCGGATTGGCTCGCGGCGGGCCTGCTGCAGTGGCAAAGCCCCGAGCAGGCCGAAGCCTTCGCGCTGGCCTGCAACACCCCTCCGGCCCTGGACCTGCGGGTCAATCACCTGCGCGCCACCCCGGAAGCGGTTCAGGCCGCCTTGGCGGCGGCGGGGGTGGTCGCCGAGCCGATCGAGGGCCTAGCTGCGGGCCTGACCATCAAGGGCCGCTCCGGTGATCTGCGGCATCTGCCCGGCTACGACGAGGGTCACTGGTGCGTGCAAGACCGATCGGCTCAGCGGATTGCGCCGTTGCTCGATCCCAAGCCGGGTGAGCGGGTGCTCGATGCCTGCGCGGCCCCGGGGGGCAAGAGCACGCACCTGGCGGAACTGATGGGCGATCAAGGTCAGGTGCTGGCCCTCGACCGCGGTGAGGCGCGTTTGCGCCGGGTGGTCCGCAACAGCGAACGCCTGGGCCTGGGCTGCATTGAGACCCGCTACGGGGATGCCGTCGCCTTGGCGTCGGAGGCGCCGGATCTGGTCGGTCAATTTGATGCCCTCTTGATTGATGCACCCTGCTCGGGGCTGGGCACTCTGGCGCGCCATGCCGATGCCCGCTGGCGGATCGACCCCGGCGCCATTGCGGACTTGGTGACCCTGCAGCGGCAGCTCCTGGAGGGGCTGCTGCCCATGCTCAAGCCCGGCGGTCGCCTGGTCTATGCCACCTGCACGGTCCATCCCGAGGAGAACGGCGAGTTGCTCGAGACGTTCCTCAAGGATCACAACCAGCTGCGGCTTGAGCAGAGCTGGCAGCTCTGGCCGGGACAACTGGCCGGGGCCGGTGATGGCTTCTTCGCGGCGCGGCTCGCCCTGGCCTAG